One Brassica oleracea var. oleracea cultivar TO1000 chromosome C7, BOL, whole genome shotgun sequence genomic window carries:
- the LOC106305140 gene encoding armadillo repeat-containing kinesin-like protein 3 — protein MNEPKSQPVIQPVEQELLENSDISKLQKELEDVTQQKEKLEGERHTLRAQQILQLSLTSETKYSSNFGYPIKLPQIQDVNPEARFFGEVYMTKLLDLLDSKDVDVQFQATKVIANLTAEERNHKTIMKEYGHEVLIEVLSRNHPEDIHRIAVGAITNLAVTYNCQTQIIELDIIEVLSNVAEKARDVKTVEMVAKAIANLCGNNNLQKERKGIQALFEIADTWPQPKVFEEVARGVANFARETRQSKVSLAS, from the exons ATGAATGAGCCAAAGTCTCAACCCGTTATTCAACCAGTTGAACAA GAGTTGTTAGAAAATTCAGATATCAGCAAACTTCAAAAGGAGCTGGAAGATGTGACTCAGCAAAAAGAAAAGTTAGAAGGGGAACGACACACACTGCGTGCTCAGCAAATACTACAACTGAGTCTTACTAGCGAG ACAAAATATTCTAGTAACTTTGGGTATCCAATAAAACTTCCCCAGATCCAAGATGTAAATCCTGAAGCTAGATTTTTCGGCGAGG TGTATATGACAAAATTGCTGGATCTGCTTGACTCTAAAGATGTTGATGTTCAGTTTCAAGCAACAAAAGTGATAGCTAATCTCACTGCCGAAG AGAGAAATCATAAGACAATTATGAAAGAATATGGTCACGAGGTGTTGATAGAGGTTCTGAGTAGAAATCATCCGGAGGATATTCACAGAATTGCTGTTGGTGCAATAACCAACCTTGCAGTGACAT ATAACTGCCAGACTCAAATCATAGAGCTAGACATTATCGAGGTTTTGTCAAACGTAGCAGAGAAGGCTCGAGATGTTAAGACTGTAGAGATGGTTGCCAAAGCAATTGCAAACTTATGTGGAAATA ATAATTTGCAGAAGGAACGTAAAGGGATTCAAGCTTTGTTCGAAATAGCGGATACATGGCCACAACCCAAAGTTTTTGAAGAAGTAGCTAGGGGGGTCGCAAACTTTGCCAGAGAAACTA GACAATCAAAAGTCTCCCTTGCTAGCTAG